In Chlorogloeopsis sp. ULAP01, the following are encoded in one genomic region:
- a CDS encoding fumarylacetoacetate hydrolase family protein yields MAQRYVRVQNQEGQIYYGLLQLSLRVQALDAPPWLQGQPTDLVLEPEDYQILAPCAPSKIVAVGKNYAEHAAEMESEVPIEPLLFFKPPTSVIASLAEIQYPYQSQRVDYEGELALVIGDRAVDCTTEEAQTRIWGYTIANDVTARDLQRKDGQWTRAKGFDTFCPLGPWIVREVSPGARLQTFLNESFTPVQSATIDQMVFSPDFLVSYISQVMTLLPGDVVLTGTPVGVGPLTIGDRVRVEIEGIGRLENKVVAREKLAR; encoded by the coding sequence ATGGCGCAGCGCTATGTGCGAGTTCAAAATCAAGAAGGACAGATTTACTATGGGTTGCTACAACTCTCCTTAAGAGTGCAGGCTCTGGATGCTCCGCCTTGGTTACAAGGTCAACCCACCGATTTGGTATTGGAACCAGAGGATTATCAAATCTTGGCTCCCTGTGCTCCTTCAAAAATTGTGGCGGTAGGAAAAAATTATGCAGAGCATGCTGCAGAAATGGAAAGTGAAGTGCCAATTGAGCCACTCCTTTTTTTTAAACCGCCTACTTCTGTGATTGCTTCTCTGGCAGAAATTCAGTATCCATACCAATCACAAAGAGTCGACTATGAAGGAGAATTGGCTTTGGTAATCGGCGATCGCGCTGTTGATTGCACAACAGAGGAAGCCCAAACGAGAATTTGGGGTTACACGATCGCCAATGATGTCACAGCGCGGGATTTACAAAGAAAAGATGGGCAATGGACACGAGCTAAAGGATTTGATACTTTCTGTCCCTTAGGCCCGTGGATCGTCCGTGAAGTCAGTCCAGGAGCCAGATTGCAAACATTCTTAAATGAAAGTTTCACTCCCGTACAATCTGCTACTATTGACCAGATGGTCTTTTCCCCAGATTTTCTGGTGTCTTATATTAGTCAAGTTATGACACTCTTACCAGGAGATGTAGTGCTAACCGGCACACCAGTGGGAGTTGGGCCGTTAACCATCGGCGATCGCGTCCGTGTGGAAATTGAAGGCATAGGCCGCCTAGAAAATAAAGTGGTGGCTCGTGAAAAACTAGCGCGGTAG
- the tsf gene encoding translation elongation factor Ts, whose protein sequence is MAEISAKLVQELRQKTGAGMMDCKKALKENDGDMAKAEEWLRKKGIAKAGAKADRVAAEGLIGSYIHTGGRVGVLVEVNCETDFVARREEFQTLVRNVAMQVAACPNVEYVKVEDIPPDVVAKEKEIEMGRDDLGNKPEAVKEKIVQGRIEKRLKELTLLDQPYIRDQSITVDELVKQAIAQLGENIQVRRFVRFVLGEGIEKQETNFAEEVAAQMGGK, encoded by the coding sequence ATGGCGGAAATATCTGCAAAACTTGTCCAAGAGCTACGCCAAAAAACAGGCGCTGGCATGATGGACTGCAAAAAAGCGCTGAAAGAAAACGATGGTGATATGGCAAAAGCCGAAGAATGGCTGCGCAAAAAGGGTATTGCCAAAGCTGGGGCAAAAGCAGATCGCGTGGCAGCAGAAGGATTGATCGGCAGCTATATTCACACTGGCGGTAGAGTTGGTGTGCTAGTTGAAGTAAACTGTGAGACTGACTTCGTTGCTCGCCGCGAGGAGTTTCAAACTCTGGTGCGGAACGTGGCTATGCAGGTAGCGGCTTGTCCGAATGTCGAGTATGTGAAAGTAGAAGACATTCCACCTGATGTTGTCGCCAAGGAAAAAGAAATTGAAATGGGGCGAGACGACTTGGGTAACAAACCTGAGGCTGTTAAAGAAAAAATTGTTCAGGGCAGAATTGAAAAGCGTCTGAAGGAATTGACTTTGCTAGATCAGCCTTATATTCGCGACCAAAGTATCACTGTAGATGAACTAGTTAAACAAGCGATCGCTCAACTGGGTGAAAACATCCAAGTACGTCGCTTCGTTCGCTTCGTTCTTGGTGAAGGAATTGAAAAGCAAGAAACTAACTTTGCTGAAGAAGTAGCTGCACAAATGGGTGGCAAATAA
- a CDS encoding glycosyltransferase produces MGNSVVSETVFLSVVIPTYNRKPILQKCLKALETQQLSVSSSVSDYEVVLVDDGSTDGTLEWLAEHKDEFPHVRTFQQDHQGPAAARNLGVEQARGDIIIFIDSDLVVTENFLQAHADALVQGQKNLGSDRFFTYGAVINTCNFDNPSSEPYKVTDFSAAFFATGNVAIPKHWLEKAGLFDTRFQLYGWEDLELGVRLKNLGLKLIKCPAAVGYHWHPPFNLEQIPRLIDKEIQRGRMGVLFYQKHPTWEVRMMIQMTWLHRLLWGILSLNGTLNERTMAPFLRWLINLGKPQLALEIARIFLNWYNVKGVYEAYAQLR; encoded by the coding sequence GTGGGCAATAGTGTTGTGAGTGAGACTGTGTTTTTAAGCGTTGTTATTCCTACGTACAATCGCAAGCCGATTTTGCAAAAGTGTCTCAAAGCATTGGAGACACAACAGTTGAGTGTATCCAGTTCAGTAAGTGATTATGAAGTTGTCTTAGTAGATGACGGCTCCACTGATGGCACATTGGAGTGGTTAGCAGAACACAAAGACGAGTTTCCTCACGTGCGAACCTTTCAGCAAGACCATCAAGGGCCTGCCGCCGCAAGGAATTTGGGGGTAGAGCAAGCACGGGGAGATATTATCATCTTTATAGATAGCGATTTGGTAGTCACAGAGAATTTTCTGCAAGCTCATGCTGATGCATTAGTGCAAGGACAAAAAAATTTGGGAAGCGATCGCTTCTTCACTTATGGTGCGGTGATTAATACTTGTAATTTTGACAATCCCAGCTCCGAACCATACAAAGTCACAGATTTTTCAGCAGCTTTTTTTGCAACAGGCAATGTAGCCATTCCTAAGCATTGGTTAGAAAAAGCTGGACTTTTTGATACTCGCTTTCAACTCTATGGCTGGGAAGACTTGGAATTAGGCGTAAGGCTCAAAAACCTGGGTTTGAAACTAATTAAATGTCCTGCTGCTGTTGGTTATCACTGGCATCCGCCCTTTAACTTAGAGCAAATTCCCCGTTTGATTGACAAAGAAATTCAGCGAGGACGCATGGGAGTTTTGTTTTATCAAAAGCACCCAACTTGGGAAGTGCGAATGATGATTCAAATGACTTGGTTACACCGCTTATTGTGGGGAATTCTCTCGTTGAACGGTACTTTGAACGAACGCACAATGGCTCCATTTTTGCGATGGTTGATTAATTTGGGTAAACCCCAACTGGCTTTAGAAATCGCTCGAATTTTTCTGAACTGGTATAACGTTAAAGGCGTTTATGAAGCTTATGCTCAACTCCGATAA
- a CDS encoding Npun_F5560 family protein, translated as MSQNDTSTIQTLSIEVSKLRQELQLRDQLVQQLSQELFRLVKGNTNFMPQAEVSERHQSELQALQEQIQAVEEQLTFYQEQIATRDGEIYQLRQSVQELTDRSRMLEQVVQELPQIYRRKFEERMAPVREKVVMLQRENRQLQAELQSVSYRLALKTRTASHSGIDLPNFSRPVSG; from the coding sequence GTGAGCCAAAATGACACATCTACTATCCAAACGCTCTCTATAGAAGTATCGAAATTGCGCCAGGAATTGCAACTTCGCGATCAATTAGTACAACAGTTGTCTCAAGAACTCTTCCGACTAGTAAAGGGTAATACTAACTTTATGCCTCAAGCGGAAGTCTCAGAGCGTCATCAAAGCGAACTCCAAGCTTTACAGGAACAAATACAAGCAGTTGAGGAGCAGCTGACGTTCTACCAAGAGCAAATAGCAACTCGCGATGGCGAAATTTATCAGTTACGTCAGTCAGTGCAAGAACTAACTGATCGCAGCCGAATGTTAGAGCAAGTAGTACAGGAGTTACCTCAAATATATCGTCGTAAGTTTGAGGAGCGCATGGCTCCTGTTAGGGAAAAGGTAGTAATGCTACAACGAGAAAACCGCCAGTTGCAAGCAGAACTACAAAGTGTAAGTTATCGCCTAGCACTAAAAACTCGTACTGCCTCTCACAGTGGCATCGATCTGCCCAACTTTTCACGCCCGGTGTCTGGTTAA
- the glyA gene encoding serine hydroxymethyltransferase, translated as MTLKHSDFLTSSDPIVAELINKELKRQRDHLELIASENFTSAAVLAAQGSVLTNKYAEGLPGKRYYGGCEFIDQIEQIAIDRIKQLFGAAHANVQPHSGAQANFAVFLTLLEPGDKIMGMDLSHGGHLTHGSPVNVSGKWFKVVHYGVNQETEQLNYDQIRELALRERPKLLICGYSAYPRIIDFEKFRSIADEIGAYLLADIAHIAGLVASGLHPNPLPYCDVVTTTTHKTLRGPRGGLIMTRDPELGKKLDKAVFPGTQGGPLEHVIAAKAVSFGEALKPEFKTYSAQVIENARALAAQLQKRGFKLVSNGTDNHLMLVDLRTIGLTGKKAEQFLSDVNVTTNKNTVPFDPESPFVTSGLRLGSPAMTTRGMGVAEFTEIGNIIADRLLNPDSEAISEDCRRRVAALCDRFPLYTHLESSVPALA; from the coding sequence GTGACTCTCAAACATTCAGATTTTCTGACTTCCTCCGATCCTATCGTTGCGGAGTTAATTAACAAAGAACTAAAGCGTCAACGCGATCATTTGGAGTTGATTGCTAGTGAAAATTTTACCTCTGCTGCTGTACTGGCTGCACAGGGTTCAGTGCTGACAAATAAATATGCCGAGGGATTACCCGGTAAACGTTACTATGGCGGTTGCGAATTCATAGACCAAATTGAACAGATAGCAATTGACCGAATCAAACAATTGTTTGGTGCTGCTCATGCCAATGTTCAACCCCATTCTGGCGCACAGGCAAATTTTGCGGTGTTTTTGACACTACTAGAACCAGGGGACAAAATTATGGGCATGGACTTGTCTCATGGTGGACATCTTACCCACGGTTCACCAGTGAACGTCTCTGGTAAGTGGTTCAAAGTTGTTCATTACGGTGTCAATCAAGAAACAGAACAATTAAACTATGACCAAATTCGGGAGCTGGCGCTAAGGGAGCGTCCTAAGCTGCTGATTTGTGGTTATTCTGCTTATCCTCGAATTATTGATTTTGAAAAATTCCGCAGTATCGCTGATGAAATTGGTGCATACTTACTAGCAGATATTGCTCACATTGCTGGTTTGGTTGCTAGCGGTTTGCATCCCAATCCCCTGCCTTATTGTGATGTAGTAACAACAACTACTCATAAAACTTTACGTGGCCCCAGGGGTGGTTTAATCATGACTCGTGACCCAGAATTGGGTAAAAAATTGGATAAAGCTGTTTTCCCCGGAACCCAAGGAGGGCCTCTTGAACACGTGATCGCAGCTAAAGCAGTATCTTTTGGAGAAGCCCTCAAGCCAGAATTTAAGACTTATTCTGCCCAAGTCATTGAAAATGCTCGCGCTTTGGCTGCACAGTTGCAAAAACGTGGTTTTAAGCTCGTATCAAATGGAACTGACAATCATTTGATGCTAGTGGATTTACGTACTATTGGATTGACAGGCAAGAAGGCAGAACAGTTTTTGAGTGATGTGAATGTCACGACTAACAAAAATACTGTTCCTTTCGATCCAGAGTCGCCATTTGTAACTAGCGGTTTAAGGCTGGGTTCTCCGGCAATGACAACACGGGGTATGGGAGTTGCAGAATTTACCGAAATTGGTAATATTATTGCCGATCGCCTGTTAAATCCAGATTCTGAAGCAATCAGCGAAGATTGTCGCCGACGCGTGGCAGCTTTGTGCGATCGCTTCCCCTTGTACACACATCTGGAAAGTTCTGTACCAGCTTTAGCATAA
- a CDS encoding Tic20 family protein has product MTWRGSTTVKDRIFASLPYLLPLIGVLGFGLYLFRQFPALQVLFIPLQPVLVLYGILGPYGELIIFFALFLLVVRNEKINHFIRFNTLQALLLNIIVYLCGIIVRLVALPGLSFALQTVASTIFIGIVVAVVYSIVQSLWGRYAEIPAISDAVYMQLPR; this is encoded by the coding sequence ATGACTTGGCGCGGGTCTACAACGGTTAAAGATAGAATTTTTGCTAGCTTGCCTTATTTGTTGCCTTTGATTGGTGTACTTGGATTCGGTTTATATTTATTCCGACAATTTCCAGCACTACAAGTGTTGTTTATACCGCTTCAACCCGTACTAGTACTCTACGGTATTTTAGGGCCATATGGCGAACTGATTATTTTCTTTGCTCTATTTCTTTTAGTGGTTAGGAACGAAAAAATCAATCACTTTATTAGATTTAACACATTACAAGCCTTACTATTAAACATTATTGTGTATCTGTGTGGCATCATTGTGCGCCTTGTAGCGCTTCCTGGTTTAAGTTTTGCACTCCAAACGGTGGCAAGTACTATCTTTATCGGCATAGTAGTAGCAGTGGTTTATTCCATAGTTCAGTCGCTGTGGGGACGTTACGCAGAAATCCCCGCTATATCTGACGCAGTATATATGCAACTACCGCGCTAG
- the rpsF gene encoding 30S ribosomal protein S6, translated as MQIIYETMYILRPDLGDEQVEQAISKYENLIREQGADNIQIQNRGKRRLAYEINRQRDGIYIQMNYTAPGNIIAVLERAMRLSEEVIRYLTIKQEVQQPQAPTEAA; from the coding sequence GTGCAAATAATTTATGAAACAATGTACATTCTGCGCCCAGATTTGGGAGATGAGCAGGTAGAACAGGCTATTTCTAAATACGAAAACTTGATTCGAGAACAAGGAGCTGACAATATCCAAATTCAAAATCGCGGTAAGCGACGTTTAGCTTATGAAATTAATAGGCAACGGGATGGTATTTATATCCAAATGAATTACACTGCTCCTGGAAACATCATCGCTGTTTTAGAACGGGCTATGCGTTTGAGTGAAGAAGTAATCCGCTACTTGACTATTAAGCAAGAAGTGCAACAACCCCAAGCTCCTACAGAAGCCGCATAA
- a CDS encoding argininosuccinate synthase, translating into MGRAKKVVLAYSGGVDTSVCIPYLKHEWGVEEVITLAADLGQGDELESVREKALKSGASESLIVDVKETFIKDYAFSAIQANALYENRYPLATALARPLIAKALVETAEKYGADAIAHGCTGKGNDQVRFDVACAALNPNLKILAPAREWGMSREETIAYGEKFGIPALVKKSSPYSIDKNLLGRSIEAGVLEDPAFEPPEEIYEMTKAIADTPNEPEYIEIGFTKGIPTSLNGEHKDSIQIIEQLNHFAGNHGVGRIDMIENRLVGIKSREIYESPAMVVLIQTHRDLESLTLTADVTHYKRGIEETYSQLIYNGLWYSPLKAALDGFIQKTQERVSGTVRVKLFKGNATIVARRSENSLYTPDLATYGAEDQFDHKAAEGFIYIWGLPTRIWAQQTRG; encoded by the coding sequence ATGGGTCGTGCCAAAAAGGTTGTGCTGGCATATTCTGGCGGAGTAGATACATCTGTATGTATTCCCTACCTCAAGCATGAGTGGGGTGTAGAAGAAGTGATTACCCTGGCAGCAGACTTGGGACAAGGAGACGAATTAGAATCAGTTCGAGAAAAAGCCTTGAAATCTGGTGCTAGTGAATCTCTAATCGTGGATGTTAAAGAAACTTTTATCAAAGATTATGCCTTTAGCGCTATTCAAGCCAATGCGTTGTACGAAAATCGCTATCCCCTGGCAACAGCCCTTGCTCGTCCGCTAATTGCTAAGGCACTAGTAGAAACCGCAGAAAAATACGGTGCTGATGCGATCGCTCACGGTTGTACTGGTAAGGGTAACGATCAGGTTCGTTTCGATGTTGCCTGTGCTGCCCTCAATCCCAATCTGAAGATACTAGCACCAGCTAGAGAATGGGGAATGAGCCGTGAGGAAACTATTGCTTACGGGGAAAAGTTTGGCATCCCAGCACTAGTTAAAAAATCGTCTCCCTACAGCATTGACAAAAATTTACTAGGGCGGAGCATTGAAGCCGGTGTACTGGAAGATCCGGCATTTGAGCCACCAGAAGAAATTTATGAGATGACTAAGGCGATCGCCGACACTCCAAACGAGCCAGAATACATCGAAATTGGTTTTACTAAAGGCATTCCTACTAGTCTCAACGGCGAACACAAAGACTCGATTCAGATCATCGAGCAACTCAATCATTTCGCAGGAAATCACGGTGTTGGACGCATCGATATGATTGAAAATCGTCTAGTAGGAATTAAATCGCGGGAAATTTACGAATCTCCCGCAATGGTAGTCTTAATACAAACGCACCGTGATTTAGAAAGTCTAACTTTAACGGCAGATGTTACCCACTACAAACGGGGTATCGAAGAAACTTACAGCCAATTAATTTATAACGGTTTGTGGTATAGCCCCTTAAAAGCAGCCCTCGATGGGTTTATTCAAAAAACGCAAGAGCGAGTGTCTGGAACTGTGAGAGTAAAGTTATTTAAGGGTAACGCTACTATTGTTGCGCGTCGTTCCGAAAACTCCCTTTACACTCCCGATTTGGCAACTTACGGAGCCGAAGACCAATTTGATCATAAGGCAGCTGAAGGTTTTATCTACATTTGGGGTTTGCCTACTCGGATTTGGGCACAGCAAACAAGGGGCTAG
- a CDS encoding PhoX family phosphatase, giving the protein MKGSLHPKNDVTINPSGNESIRDVIERFSMSRRRFIITAASTSVLTVMGEVSIGGFLHSVEAAPIPPGTGFGGIGFKSIPPNLNNPATGLLEKDLVSVPEGYKVEVLVAWGDPIMPGAPNWRSDASQNAAAQEKQFGMHTDGMHYFPLRERSFFGRKRTSNRGLLCVNHEYTHEEILHSDGLTFVPATETAPQLGLPGSQVTIEKVRKSQAAHGVSVVEIAKTSNSWKVNRNSPYGRRITANTEMYVSGPAAGDALLKSKKFLLTPNGSVDTGIQNNAYTAYGTLNNCAHGYTPWGTYLTCEENWNGYFANPTEDVVLIPGVEKSDILMGQKRYGISKTGFGYRWHEVDPRFDASTNPLEPHLFGWVVEIDPYSPQSTPVKRTALGRFKHESAQVVVDDNNHVAFYMGDDERNEYIYKFVCARPLNPYNRADNSDMLDHGILYVAKFKDNGTGEWLPLVYGQGGLTPENGFRSQAEVLVKTRQAADRVGATMMDRPEWVAVRPRIGGYQEIEVYCTLTNNNRRGTTPASSNKPDGTTNAGSARPPVDAANPRPDNRYGHIIRWREDGRTVKATTFTWDLFVECGDKLASEPNLVGNINGDDFGAPDGLWFDDFGRLWIQTDQEGDGLGDWKNIGGNVMMCADPNTRQIRRFLTSPTNCEVTGVITTPDGKTMFVNIQHPGDGAVASNPTQFSNWPHSQGYGPSGRPRSSTVVITRKDGGIIGGL; this is encoded by the coding sequence ATGAAAGGTTCCCTTCATCCTAAAAATGATGTGACCATCAATCCATCCGGCAACGAATCAATCCGTGATGTAATTGAACGTTTCAGCATGAGCCGTCGGCGGTTCATTATTACGGCGGCGAGTACATCGGTACTTACCGTCATGGGTGAGGTTTCCATTGGTGGCTTCCTCCACAGTGTTGAGGCAGCGCCAATTCCACCAGGAACAGGATTTGGTGGCATTGGTTTCAAGAGTATCCCACCGAATCTGAACAACCCAGCTACAGGACTTCTAGAAAAGGATCTTGTTAGTGTTCCTGAAGGTTACAAAGTCGAAGTACTTGTCGCCTGGGGCGACCCGATTATGCCTGGCGCGCCAAACTGGCGATCAGATGCATCACAAAATGCTGCGGCACAGGAAAAGCAGTTTGGTATGCATACTGATGGAATGCACTACTTCCCACTTCGAGAACGCAGTTTTTTTGGCCGGAAGCGGACATCAAATCGTGGACTTCTATGTGTAAACCATGAATATACCCATGAGGAAATCCTTCATTCTGATGGTCTAACCTTCGTTCCAGCAACAGAGACTGCACCCCAGTTGGGGCTACCTGGATCGCAAGTCACGATTGAGAAGGTACGCAAGTCTCAAGCTGCTCACGGCGTATCTGTTGTAGAGATAGCCAAGACTAGCAATAGCTGGAAAGTTAACCGTAATTCGCCCTATGGTCGCCGCATCACCGCCAATACAGAGATGTACGTTTCCGGCCCGGCAGCAGGTGATGCTCTTTTGAAATCAAAGAAGTTCTTACTCACGCCGAATGGTTCGGTTGACACCGGTATACAAAACAATGCCTACACAGCATACGGTACCCTCAATAACTGCGCCCACGGCTATACTCCTTGGGGTACCTACCTAACCTGTGAAGAAAACTGGAACGGTTACTTTGCTAACCCTACTGAAGATGTAGTTTTGATTCCGGGAGTTGAGAAGTCTGATATTTTGATGGGACAGAAACGCTACGGCATCTCGAAAACAGGATTTGGTTATCGATGGCATGAAGTTGATCCACGCTTCGATGCCAGCACAAATCCGCTTGAACCCCATTTGTTCGGTTGGGTAGTTGAAATCGATCCCTACAGCCCGCAAAGTACACCAGTGAAACGTACCGCCCTTGGTCGCTTCAAGCACGAGAGCGCTCAGGTTGTTGTGGATGACAATAACCATGTGGCTTTCTATATGGGCGACGATGAGCGCAACGAGTATATCTATAAGTTTGTTTGCGCCAGACCTTTAAATCCTTATAATCGCGCTGACAACAGCGATATGCTTGACCACGGTATCTTATACGTTGCTAAGTTTAAGGATAATGGTACTGGCGAGTGGCTTCCTTTGGTATATGGTCAAGGTGGGTTGACACCTGAGAACGGATTTAGAAGCCAAGCAGAAGTACTTGTCAAGACACGGCAAGCAGCAGATAGAGTTGGTGCAACGATGATGGATCGACCAGAGTGGGTTGCTGTGCGTCCACGAATTGGCGGATACCAGGAGATTGAAGTCTACTGCACTTTGACAAACAATAATCGTCGCGGAACTACTCCAGCCTCTTCTAACAAGCCTGATGGCACAACAAATGCAGGCAGCGCCCGTCCTCCAGTCGATGCTGCCAACCCTCGTCCCGACAACCGTTACGGTCACATCATTCGCTGGCGTGAAGATGGGCGTACTGTTAAAGCCACTACCTTTACTTGGGATCTTTTCGTTGAGTGTGGTGATAAACTCGCTTCTGAGCCAAACCTTGTCGGTAATATTAATGGTGACGACTTTGGTGCTCCGGATGGTCTGTGGTTCGACGACTTCGGCCGCCTCTGGATACAGACTGATCAGGAGGGTGATGGTCTAGGTGATTGGAAAAATATCGGTGGTAATGTGATGATGTGTGCTGATCCCAACACTAGACAGATCAGACGTTTTTTGACTAGCCCAACGAACTGTGAGGTAACTGGTGTAATCACTACACCCGATGGTAAAACTATGTTTGTTAATATTCAGCACCCCGGCGATGGTGCAGTAGCCTCAAATCCCACACAGTTCAGTAACTGGCCCCATAGTCAAGGATACGGCCCGTCCGGACGCCCGCGTTCTTCAACAGTTGTGATTACACGCAAAGACGGCGGCATCATTGGTGGACTGTAA
- a CDS encoding DedA family protein: MSVEFISLENIQAIAHMYGYWAVFLGILLENLGIPIPGETVTLVGGFLAGSHELSYWLVLGDAIAGAAIGGVCGYWIGRIGGWPLLVRVGSLFRISEVRLLNIKEQFSENAAKAVFFGRFFALLRIFAAPLAGIAEMPFGKFLFFNLLGASVWASVMVTLAFFAGRIISLEQLVAWVSQFAIAALLILVAVIAIPIWLEARQEQLGAKD, translated from the coding sequence ATGTCTGTTGAATTCATCTCGCTAGAAAATATCCAAGCAATTGCCCATATGTATGGTTATTGGGCAGTTTTTTTGGGTATTTTATTAGAAAATTTGGGTATTCCCATTCCTGGTGAAACCGTAACATTAGTAGGCGGTTTCCTGGCTGGTAGCCACGAACTGAGTTACTGGCTAGTTCTAGGTGACGCGATCGCAGGAGCGGCGATCGGGGGAGTTTGCGGTTATTGGATTGGTAGAATTGGCGGCTGGCCTTTACTTGTAAGAGTTGGCAGCCTGTTTAGAATATCAGAAGTGCGACTTTTAAATATCAAAGAACAATTTAGTGAAAATGCGGCAAAAGCAGTGTTTTTTGGACGTTTCTTTGCCCTGTTGCGAATTTTTGCTGCTCCACTGGCTGGTATAGCTGAAATGCCATTCGGAAAATTTTTATTTTTTAACCTACTAGGAGCCAGCGTCTGGGCTAGTGTGATGGTAACGCTTGCTTTCTTTGCAGGCAGGATTATTTCCCTAGAACAATTAGTTGCTTGGGTAAGTCAATTTGCGATCGCTGCATTACTCATCCTTGTAGCTGTAATTGCGATCCCGATATGGTTAGAAGCTCGGCAAGAGCAACTGGGGGCAAAGGATTAG
- a CDS encoding STAS domain-containing protein, which yields MTLTSEHQVILFKPQGRIDLHGGMALSEKMAGVLPQQDQLWVIDFAEVDFMDSSGLVSLVQGLKAARQSGCRLLLCNVQAPVRLILELTQLDSVFEIVNTYEDIPESSAKAVCC from the coding sequence ATGACTCTAACATCAGAACATCAAGTGATTTTGTTCAAACCCCAAGGACGCATAGACTTACACGGTGGGATGGCTTTGAGTGAAAAGATGGCTGGAGTATTACCCCAGCAGGATCAGCTCTGGGTGATCGACTTTGCCGAAGTGGATTTCATGGATAGTTCTGGGCTGGTTTCATTGGTTCAAGGGTTAAAAGCCGCCCGTCAAAGTGGTTGTCGTCTACTACTTTGTAATGTGCAAGCTCCTGTCAGATTAATTTTAGAGCTTACTCAGCTAGATTCAGTATTTGAAATTGTTAATACTTACGAAGACATTCCAGAATCATCAGCAAAAGCAGTCTGCTGCTAG
- the rpsB gene encoding 30S ribosomal protein S2 translates to MPVVSLAQMMESGVHFGHQTRRWNPKMSPYIYTARNGVHIIDLVQTAQLMEEAYTYMRSQAEQGKKFLFVGTKRQAAGIIAQEASRCGAHYINQRWLGGMLTNWATIKTRVDRLKDLERREESGALDLLPKKEASMLRRELAKLQKYLGGIKTMRKVPDVVVIVDQRREYNAVQECIKLGIPIVSMLDTNCDPDVVDIPIPANDDAIRSIKLIVGKLADAIYEGRHGQLDVEEEYEDYEGAEEDYDYEESDYTDSLIPDDEEEE, encoded by the coding sequence ATGCCAGTTGTTTCATTGGCTCAAATGATGGAGTCAGGGGTTCACTTTGGCCATCAAACCCGGAGATGGAACCCAAAAATGTCTCCTTACATCTACACCGCTCGCAACGGAGTACACATCATCGACTTGGTGCAGACTGCCCAGTTGATGGAAGAAGCATATACTTATATGCGATCGCAAGCTGAACAGGGCAAGAAGTTCCTTTTTGTTGGTACTAAGCGGCAAGCTGCTGGTATTATTGCCCAAGAAGCCTCTCGTTGTGGCGCTCATTATATTAACCAGCGTTGGTTGGGCGGAATGCTCACCAACTGGGCGACAATCAAAACGCGGGTAGACCGTCTTAAAGACTTAGAACGCCGGGAAGAAAGCGGTGCTCTTGACTTGTTGCCGAAAAAAGAAGCCTCTATGTTACGCCGGGAGTTGGCGAAGCTTCAGAAATACCTGGGCGGTATTAAAACCATGCGCAAAGTCCCAGATGTAGTCGTGATTGTAGACCAACGACGGGAATACAACGCAGTTCAAGAATGTATTAAATTGGGAATACCGATTGTATCCATGTTGGATACAAACTGCGATCCAGATGTTGTGGATATTCCAATTCCAGCAAACGACGACGCCATCCGCTCAATCAAGCTAATCGTCGGCAAATTGGCGGATGCAATTTATGAAGGGCGTCACGGTCAATTGGATGTAGAAGAGGAATACGAAGATTACGAAGGTGCTGAAGAAGATTACGATTACGAAGAAAGCGACTACACTGATTCGCTGATTCCCGACGACGAAGAAGAAGAGTAG